Proteins from a genomic interval of Rhizoctonia solani chromosome 12, complete sequence:
- a CDS encoding Ran GTPase-activating protein — protein sequence MASTTPSGTYADPSRVFTIHGKGLTLSTREEIEPYIKQMREIKDLEEVHFGGNTLGVEACQAIAEVLKEIADFHDIFTRRLISEIPQALSAICDALKDKKSIIELNLSDNAFGGRSAEPMVPFLTHNRSFQVFKLNNNGLGIAGGKIIANALLANAEASKAEGIHTTPLRTVICGRNRLENGSAPFWARAFAAHGGLTEVRMPQNGIRMEGIAEISKGLAKCSKLQILDLQDNTCTESGSRAVAESLKSWPDLRILNLSDCLLGPKGGIALATALKEGNCPKLETLKVQYGEWDHRALNILAEAIKEKLPNLTALELNGNRADPEDECITNIRDALESHDHGDALDELDDMEEFDEEEAEREEEEAELKRGEASDEEETKEKQTVAAKVNDKLDDAADSLAELMGKVSLGDK from the exons ATGGCCTCAACGACTCCATCTGGAACTTATGCTGACCCCTCGAGGGTATTTACTATTCATGGAAAGGGTCTTACTCTCTCTACGCGAGAGGAAATTGAGCCCTATATTAAACAAATGCGAGAGATAAAGGATTTGGAAGAAGTACATTTCGGTGGCAATACACTCGGTGTCGAGGCATGCCAGGCTATTGCCGAGGTGCTCAAAGAG ATTGCCGACTTTCACGACATTTTTACTCGACGATTAATTTCTGAGATCCCCCAAGCTCTTTCGGCAATTTGCGATGCCCTCAAAGACAAAAAGTCCATAATTGAACTTAACTTGTCTGACAACGCATTCGGTGGACGATCCGCTGAACCTATGGTTCCTTTCCTTACCCACAACCGAAGTTTCCAAGTTTTCAAACTCAACAATAATGGGCTTGGAATTGCCGGTGGCAAAATCATCGCTAATGCACTCTTGGCCAACGCAGAAGCTTCCAAAGCAGAAGGCATACACACTACTCCACTACGCACTGTCATTTGTGGACGAAACCGTCTAGAGAACGGAtcggctcctttttgggctCGGGCATTTGCCGCTCATGGAGGACTCACCGAAGTTCGAATGCCTCAAAACGGAATCCGAATGGAAGGTATCGCAGAGATTTCCAAGGGCCTCGCGAAATGTTCCAAGCTGCAAATCCTCGATCTTCAAGATAACACTTGCACCGAGTCGGGCTCGAGAGCTGTGGCAGAGTCGCTCAAGTCGTGGCCGGATCTCAGGATATTGAATTTGTCGGATTGTTTGCTTGGCCCCAAGGGTGGTATTGCGCTCGCGACGGCTCTCAAGGAGGGAAACTGCCCGAAACTCGAGACTCTCAAGGTACAATACGGTGAATGGGATCACCGTGCACTCAATATTCTCGCCGAGGCCATCAAAGAGAAGCTCCCGAACTTGACAGCGCTCGAGCTGAACGGGAATAGGGCAGATCCGGAGGACGAGTGTATTACGAATATCCGCGATGCTCTTGAGTCGCATGACCATGGCGATGCCCTTGATGAGCTGGACGACATGGAAGAATTTGACGAAGAGGAGGCCGAgagggaggaagaggaagctgagcTCAAGAGAGGAGAAGCAAGTGACGAGGAGGAAACGAAGGAGAAGCAAACTGTGGCTGCCAAGGTTAACGACAAGCTAGACGACGCGGCAGACTCGTTGGCAGAGTTGATGGGCAAGGTTAGCTTGGGAGACAAGTAG
- a CDS encoding NADH-ubiquinone oxidoreductase family protein, whose amino-acid sequence MVGASWFGFHVLKNNQEVLIARGTNPTPWNNVRQDQNTKASRIPPPPCPPGPIRLYSPNAEFWKSRVGMPDPRSAFAATTDAVMKAEMKVQDVALKASAKVHEIKERAVGR is encoded by the exons ATGGTCGGAGCCAGCTGGTTTGGCTTCCACGTCTTGAAGAACAA CCAAGAGGTCTTGATCGCACGCGGCACCAACCCCACCCCATGGAACAACGTGAGGCAAGACCAGAATACCAAGGCAAGTCGCATACCTCCCCCTCCTTGCCCACCCGGTCCTATTCGT CTCTACTCGCCAAACGCCGAATTCTGGAAGTCCCGTGTCGGCATGCCTGACCCTCGCTCAGCCTTTGCTGCAACAACTGATGCCGTTATGAAGGCCGAAATGAAGGTCCAAGATGTCGCACTCAAGGCGAGTGCCAAGGTTCATGAGATCAAGGAGCGTGCAGTGGGTCGGTAA
- a CDS encoding proteophosphoglycan 5: MSVETLILRMSSDSEASSAPESPAVDSTPESAPFLAEEAYPLVLEALVSTGLGEQICLSEDNIGEISRVASKALFTPGSVFTQFLVVPRVECAISVLLWRLRVSSTCAEGHSALDLPSIPAHVLASSLSGLLDNTKLYKGTKQHPVPVRRLVLDSHHHQQSHLLPSPVTATPVSTSPSPPRPALLQTPMTPPDSVAGDSTPVPNGLPTHKKSIKFRPPPIITRTTPGRNPKSAGTGPLALNFAAAALAEYQIEPLDYQPTHDTESPADKLPPPSPSKIPPPSPSKLAYLSKIPTTPSNIAPPRIPSRPASPTKSGRSRSRPPSPNPPRPASPTKRLKKPPPGVKRSKSLTGKSKKPKDKDKEKEKEKEKEKDTTDGRPNSSMWTPAGVEAHYRNDSSVRTLALGALTARIATESGELSSSVTSGGSTPLQSGVGTPLQSGVPTPSASVMATPILTGAIITPFEPEPEPESEPEVKPALEAHIEVEAPTPCASPKPSVKLSVLSAEDVCSFTERSEEDTVEALAPSTSRQNLGVSPSREHLVPSGSRDHLSPSRSRENISLSNYSQEELAPPRTPSPSRPKRVSISSDPRTPSPTRSVFPGSSLHVLHSPDLLRSPVSSMYRMSAMGSPSPGRDGSPIPRSILRNSLSGSPAPRNELLKRATSPSGSTRSRTISISGASLVRSRTLSGASLVRNRTVSSGESVRHRTLSSSESIRVERTRTTSDLGRTSEEGSLHSVQRASIESAQRAKLESPVRTNLESARRRASIGRGNSLDRRVGREDRYQLSVRVEDRHQASHEDKNRMSVDMDGITIMAVSIADATPVTPTPRRTAFNLDADDFLTPVKRAGSPGAMSLGTGTPGTISTPGAIRTPLGANTPGAMSIGTGTPNAHLGVSPGPSFHLSPGAMSISTVPSLSPFPESDDGDFGFRDGEEEKTVTARMPPRAESPTRRANQSPSRRDSQSLTRRNNPSPTRRDNQSPVRRPETPPKPKRRPLPPPPQGSPTRNVAALRPLAANPPVRNRPVSPPMNGRSTPVTGRGTPTRQLQGTPTRQHPGIPPRSWTDSPSRASTSTHQAIGVPMTQVSSRPRTLSTQTRGQQVESGVSESEPESLAFPGSTSTLSLPGDVSLSEVSPFTAPKELESSSESERPSPWIGPGVTSSPWVNPRASSSSSGSPWMGTNSIELLGGSGMLMNSSLPKLTESPSPRNSAETTRPKGGKHSRNGSNLGHSRAGSTVGHERNGSATGHERNGPVVGHERNGSSSRPGSSVGHSRPGSTMTHSRTGSYTTPAISRSDVMRLVGRGDSFDSSREEPTSPRPSALSTVAEYNQPKPIFMVPGADPAKVSSTSRPKSMAHVEEEQSLHGRVASEDSEESVILNQDGQAMVRTTEVGVGAGRARVQTGVGIGVSRSRGGSVIKSKTDSGLRKRVDSGKSEPRARADSTKSNESRPRVSNVPRPKIENVRRKPVSSGSQSPVTGSPATPTSASTTSARRFLVRKASSEAPSRTRKTSNASMRKSSTSSLRSTPHTTVSSPSARKSTRTTSFSSGASTPRSNGALSPRMRTASGSGNATPKAGTPRTSISSGRSSIASPKSNLVKSSTSPPKAAPSTATPKAAPRPLPPRPGPPPVRPQRSALRPNLRASVTIPPAPVPSSSATTTPTSSGPPRTRAVTMDVQPTSPTHADPRPRRTTSISSKPPPVSRSGMSSAPTAPTPIVSRPMNRTSVHSGLEHPSNDVPFPSPESKHSLQVPEPQPLKRSLSVSSAARKLVGRTRSGSPVPPTPPVETASIAQSTDASSIEKSPQKGTRSLSRLAFSALLPKRGSNNAAAEAKAALAQAKAREVAEAKARAKAAVEDAKARAKAEAEDAKAARAVKSKEEKEAKKSSKRFGHGFWNAVFSQQYFPLNVQNPPGPNYLISPEERINAASRLDLYITRLNWDGSPPSPVAVYEGKGATAGDTWDSIRRQLHDYGQAITTQMPRIPGVYLIGAKGQSACFWFYKTGYYTNPLPILVQSGSRVIVKDSSQLPPVSDVGTGFPDIDDILRFIRVTPDPQVTR; the protein is encoded by the exons ATGAGCGTGGAGACGTTAATCCTGCGAATGTCTTCGGACTCTGAGGCGTCCTCTGCGCCCGAGTCTCCGGCTGTGGACTCGACTCCCGAGAGCGCTCCGTTCCTAGCCGAAGAGGCTTATCCACTTGTCCTGGAAGCGCTGGTATCGACTGGCCTGGGGGAACAGATTTGCTTATCCGAGGACAACATTGGGGAGATATCACGTGTAGCGAGCAAGGCACTTTTCACGCCCGGCTCGGTGTTTACGCAGTTTCTGGTTGTCCCCCGGGTCGAATGTGCCATTTCGGTCCTTTTATGGCGGTTACGAGTTTCATCGACCTGTGCCGAGGGACACTCGGCCCTCGACTTGCCATCGATCCCCGCCCACGTACTGGCAAGCAGTCTGTCTGGACTGTTGGACAACACCAAGCTGTACAAAG GGACCAAACAGCACCCTGTGCCTGTCCGGAGACTTGTACTCGactcccaccaccaccaacaGTCCCACTTGCTGCCTTCGCCTGTCACAGCCACTCCGGTGTCCACCTCGCCTTCTCCACCGAGGCCGGCCCTGCTCCAGACGCCCATGACTCCTCCAGACTCGGTCGCAGGTGATTCGACACCAGTCCCAAATGGACTCCCGACTCACAAGAAGAGCATCAAATTTCGGCCCCCGCCAATCATCACACGCACAACTCCTGGTCGAAATCCAAAGAGCGCCGGTACTGGCCCTCTTGCTCTGAATTTTGCCGCTGCGGCCTTGGCCGAGTATCAGATCGAGCCCTTGGACTATCAGCCTACTCATGACACCGAG AGTCCAGCAGACAAACTTCCTCCGCCATCTCCATCCAAAATTCCTCCTCCTTCGCCATCCAAACTTGCTTACCTCAGTAAGATCCCGACCACACCATCCAACATCGCTCCTCCTCGTATCCCCTCTCGCCCAGCCTCGCCCACCAAATCAGGCCGATCCCGCTCCAGACCTCCGTCCCCAAATCCACCCAGACCGGCTTCACCCACAAAGCGCCTCAAGAAACCTCCACCTGGCGTCAAGCGCTCCAAATCCCTGACCGGCAAGTCCAAAAAGCCCaaagacaaggacaaggaaaaggaaaaggagaaagaaaaggagaaaGACACGACCGATGGGAGACCCAATTCGTCCATGTGGACTCCCGCAGGGGTTGAAGCGCATTACCGAAACGACTCGAGTGTGCGAACCTTGGCGTTGGGTGCGTTGACGGCTCGGATCGCGACTGAGAGCGGGGAGCTTTCAAGTTCTGTGACGAGCGGGGGATCGACACCGCTCCAGAGTGGAGTTGGGACACCTCTTCAGAGTGGGGTCCCGACGCCTTCTGCGAGTGTGATGGCCACTCCTATTTTGACCGGCGCGATCATCACCCCGTTTGAGCCTGAGCCCGAACCCGAGTCCGAACCTGAAGTCAAACCTGCGTTGGAGGCGCATATTGAGGTGGAGGCTCCTACGCCTTGTGCTTCCCCCAAACCGTCTGTGAAATTATCGGTTCTATCGGCGGAGGATGTCTGCTCGTTTACTGAGCGAAGCGAGGAAGATACCGTTGAAGCTTTGGCACCATCTACATCAAGACAGAATTTAGGGGTTTCCCCTTCACGAGAACATCTGGTACCGTCTGGGTCCAGAGACCATCTATCACCCTCTAGATCAAGAGAGAATATAAGTTTATCAAATTATTCGCAAGAAGAACTAG CCCCACCTCGAACTCCGTCCCCCTCCCGACCCAAACGAGTATCCATATCCTCGGACCCACGCACGCCCTCGCCCACCCGTTCCGTCTTTCCAGGTTCGAGCTTGCACGTGCTTCACTCCCCCGACTTGTTACGTTCGCCGGTGTCGAGTATGTATCGGATGAGCGCCATGGGTAGCCCGAGTCCGGGGAGGGACGGTTCGCCTATTCCCAGGTCGATTTTGAGGAACTCGCTGAGCGGGTCTCCCGCTCCGAGAAACGAGCTGCTCAAGCGCGCTACTTCTCCCTCTGGCTCCACTCGTTCGCGGACCATCTCCATCAGCGGCGCGAGCCTCGTGCGCAGTCGAACACTCAGTGGCGCAAGCCTAGTTCGCAATAGGACCGTTAGCTCTGGCGAAAGCGTCCGACACCGAACCCTCAGTTCGAGCGAGAGCATTCGTGTTGAGCGGACGAGAACGACGAGCGATCTCGGTCGGACGAGTGAAGAGGGCAGTTTGCATAGTGTCCAGCGCGCGAGTATCGAGTCTGCCCAACGCGCCAAACTCGAGAGTCCTGTCCGTACGAATCTCGAGTCTGCGCGACGGAGGGCTAGCATTGGGCGCGGGAATAGCTTGGATAGGCGGGTCGGTAGGGAGGACCGGTACCAATTGAGCGTTCGCGTCGAGGATAGACACCAGGCAAGCCACGAGGACAAAAACCGAATGAGCGTCGACATGGACGGAATCACCATCATGGCCGTTAGTATCGCCGACGCGACGCCCGTTACGCCTACCCCCAGACGCACAGCGTTTAATCTCGACGCGGACGACTTTCTCACCCCTGTGAAAAGGGCCGGGTCTCCTGGTGCGATGTCCCTCGGAACCGGAACACCCGGTACAATTTCCACGCCTGGTGCTATACGTACGCCCTTGGGAGCGAACACTCCTGGAGCGATGTCCATCGGTACGGGTACCCCCAACGCCCACCTCGGCGTCTCACCAGGCCCCTCGTTCCACTTGTCCCCGGGCGCAATGTCCATCTCGACCGTTCCTTCGCTCTCCCCGTTTCCAGAGTCCGATGATGGCGATTTCGGGTTTAGAGACGGCGAAGAGGAGAAGACTGTTACCGCTCGCATGCCGCCGAGGGCAGAGAGTCCTACGAGACGCGCGAACCAGAGTCCGTCGAGACGGGATAGCCAGAGTTTGACTCGGCGAAATAACCCCAGCCCCACTCGACGAGATAACCAGAGCCCCGTCCGGCGACCCGAAACTCCCCCCAAGCCCAAACGACGACCACTCCCTCCGCCTCCGCAAGGCAGTCCGACTCGAAATGTAGCCGCTCTGCGTCCCTTGGCGGCCAATCCGCCCGTACGTAACAGGCCAGTCAGTCCGCCCATGAATGGTCGGAGTACTCCTGTTACGGGCCGAGGTACCCCTACTCGCCAGCTCCAAGGTACTCCTACGAGGCAGCACCCCGGTATACCACCCCGCAGTTGGACAGATTCGCCCTCGCGTGCTTCAACCTCTACACACCAGGCGATCGGAGTTCCCATGACCCAAGTGTCTTCCAGGCCACGGACCTTGTCTACTCAGACTCGTGGCCAACAGGTCGAGAGCGGGGTCTCCGAGAGCGAACCCGAGTCGCTGGCCTTTCCCGGCAGTACATCCACATTATCTCTCCCCGGGGACGTCAGCCTATCCGAAGTGTCCCCCTTTACTGCCCCGAAAGAGCTGGAAAGTTCGAGCGAGAGCGAGCGTCCCAGTCCATGGATCGGTCCGGGCGTGACGTCTTCCCCCTGGGTCAATCCTCGCGCGTCGTCTTCGAGTTCAGGTTCACCTTGGATGGGAACGAACAGCATCGAGTTGCTTGGCGGGAGCGGGATGTTGATGAATTCGAGTTTGCCCAAGCTTACGGAGAGTCCGAGCCCGAGGAACAGTGCAGAGACGACTCGGCCAAAGGGTGGTAAACATTCGAGAAACGGTTCGAATTTGGGTCATTCGAGGGCGGGGTCTACCGTCGGACATGAGCGCAATGGGTCTGCTACCGGACACGAGCGCAACGGGCCTGTTGTTGGGCACGAACGCAACGGATCGAGTTCTCGTCCTGGGTCGTCTGTTGGGCATTCTCGTCCCGGGTCAACTATGACCCACTCGCGCACCGGCTCATACACCACCCCG GCGATATCCCGCTCGGACGTGATGAGGCTTGTTGGCCGAGGCGACTCGTTTGATTCCAGTCGCGAGGAGCCGACTTCGCCACGACCGTCTGCGCTCAGCACTGTTGCCGAATATAACCAGCCCAAACCTATTTTTATGGTCCCTGGTGCGGATCCGGCCAAGGTGTCGAGTACGTCGAGGCCCAAGAGCATGGCCCATGTCGAGGAGGAGCAGTCGCTTCATGGGCGGGTCGCAAGCGAGGACAGCGAAGAGTCCGTGATCCTTAATCAGGACGGGCAGGCGATGGTGCGGACCACTGAAGTTGGAGTCGGAGCTGGACGAGCGAGGGTGCAGACCGGGGTTGGAATTGGCGTGAGTCGGTCAAGAGGCGGCAGTGTAATCAAGTCCAAGACGGACAGCGGACTACGAAAACGAGTGGATAGCGGCAAGAGCGAACCTCGGGCCAGGGCGGACAGTACTAAATCCAATGAATCCAGGCCGAGAGTAAGCAACGTGCCCCGGCCCAAGATTGAGAATGTGCGTCGCAAGCCCGTCTCGAGTGGGTCTCAGTCTCCCGTGACTGGCTCTCCAGCGACACCTACTTCCGCTTCGACTACTTCCGCACGTCGATTTTTGGTACGCAAGGCATCTTCTGAAGCGCCCTCTCGTACGCGCAAAACCTCCAATGCATCGATGCGCAAGAGCTCAACGTCCTCGTTGCGTTCAACTCCGCACACGACCGTGTCGTCTCCCTCGGCGCGTAAATCGACCCGTACGACCTCGTTTTCCTCTGGGGCCTCTACACCTCGGTCAAATGGCGCACTTAGCCCGCGTATGAGGACTGCGTCTGGAAGCGGCAACGCGACGCCAAAAGCAGGCACCCCTCGGACAAGTATATCTTCTGGTCGCAGCAGCATTGCGTCCCCTAAATCGAACTTGGTCAAGTCTAGCACTAGCCCTCCCAAAGCCGCCCCTAGTACGGCTACTCCCAAGGCGGCCCCGCGGCCATTGCCTCCTAGGCCCGGCCCTCCCCCAGTTCGCCCTCAGAGATCTGCGCTTCGACCCAACCTTCGTGCCTCGGTCACTATTCCGCCTGCTCCTGTTCCTTCCTCATCAGCGACTACTACGCCTACATCCTCTGGCCCACCTCGTACCCGTGCTGTGACCATGGACGTCCAGCCTACCTCACCTACCCACGCCGACCCCCGCCCCAGACGTACAACATCCATCTCGTCCAAACCACCCCCTGTATCCCGCTCAGGCATGTCGAGTGCTCCTACAGCCCCAACTCCCATAGTATCTCGCCCCATGAACCGAACTTCTGTTCATTCCGGATTAGAGCATCCGAGCAACGATGTGCCCTTCCCGAGCCCAGAGTCTAAACATAGCCTCCAGGTACCTGAGCCGCAGCCGTTGAAACGTTCCTTGAGCGTCAGCTCCGCGGCCCGCAAACTTGTCGGTCGCACACGGTCCGGTTCGCCCGTTCCTCCTACTCCACCAGTCGAGACAGCTTCCATAGCCCAGTCCACCGACGCTTCCTCTATCGAAAAGTCGCCCCAAAAGGGTACACGTAGTTTGAGCCGACTTGCATTCTCGGCTTTGCTTCCTAAGCGGGGCTCGAACAATGCTGCTGCCGAGGCAAAGGCCGCGCTTGCACAGGCTAAAGCGAGGGAAGTCGCAGAAGCCAAGGCCAGGGCCAAAGCTGCGGTCGAGGACGCTAAAGCTCGTGCTAAAGCCGAAGCCGAAGACGCCAAGGCTGCCCGTGCTGTCAAGTCCAAGGAGGAAAAGGAGGCGAAAAAGAGCTCGAAACGCTTTGG TCACGGCTTCTGGAATGC TGTCTTTTCTCAGCAATATTTCCCTCTTAATGTGCAAAATCCGCCTGGTCCTAATTACCTTATTTCACCCGAGGAGCGGATTAATGCCGCCTCGAGGTTAGATCTGTATATCACCAGACTCAACTGGGATGGTAGCCCTCCAAGCCCAGTGGCGGTCTATGAAGGCAAAGGCGCCACCGCAGGGGATACTTGGGATTCTATTCGCCGTCAACTCCACGACTATGGACAGGCTATAACTACCCAAATGCCGAGAATCCCGGGCGTATATCTGATTGGCGCCAAAGGCCAATCTGCCTGTTTCTGGTTTTACAAAACGGGATATTATACTAACCCCTTGCCGATATTGGTTCAGTCGGGAAGTAGAGTGATAGTGAAGGACAGTTCTCAATTGCCTCCTGTATCTGATGTTGGTACTGGCTTCCCGGATATTGATGATATTCTGCGATTTATTCGTGTTACTCCTGATCCCCAAGTTACTAGATAA